Genomic DNA from Prunus persica cultivar Lovell chromosome G1, Prunus_persica_NCBIv2, whole genome shotgun sequence:
aagtttgctttttgtttgattgatagCATAGCACACTTCACCTCAATGGTAAAAGTTCCATCATATCATACAAAATCTTGTAGACATAAAATAGGAACTTCGTCCTTCTTTAATTACAAACGGAAACAAGTTCCGGAGACTTACAAACACACGTATATACAAACTCAAAGACACCGCCTATCGTATGCAAGGCTCAGCAGCCCCTCATAGCTCATAACTCATAACTCATAAGCAAGCTATTGAAGGCGAAACCCGCTGACGCATGCTGCTGCTTCAAGATTATTGGAGTGGAAGAGGGTAGAGATAAATAAAAAGCTAGGCTGGCACCATAACAAAGAGAACCTTCCTAGTCTCTATTCAcaccaaaaacacatttcAAAGGCCTATATGCCAGAGCTACAAAGAAGATGATCAGGAAAACAGTTCCGCATTGCCTGCAGCAGCTTCAGGGTGGTAATGAAGCATTTCCTTCCACATCATCTCCCTTATCGTCTCTTCTCCTAAATCCTCATCTATGTCAAGATCAATTGGTACCTCGGCTGGAGGGTTATTATTGGGATCATACAACGCTGACATGTAAGGGTGTTGGAGTGCTTCAAGGACACTGATCCTCTTTGATGGGTCGAAAACAAGCATCTTTTGCAGTAGATCGATTGCCAAAGGATGGGCATCAGGATAGAGATGGGAGAAGGGGGTCCCAAGAGAATATGGCAGTGATCTTATGTACTTCTTCGCCTTATGGTTGTCTATAAATTGGAGATCCTCCTCCCTCTGGCTGCCAAGGATGTTGATAATGAGTTTGAGCTGGTTTAGACACTCTGTACCAGGGAAGATAGGTTTCCGGCCAAGAAGCTCAGCAAAGATGCATCCAACGGACCACACATCAATGGATGTTCCATAGTTGTCACAGCAGAGGAGGAGCTCAGGGGCACGGTACCAACGAGTGACAACATACTCAGTCATGAACTGGCCCTTTCCTGTGCTAGTACGTGCTAGTCCAAAATCACATATCTTCAAGTCACAGTTCGCATTGATAAGAAGGTTGCCAGGCTTCAAGTCGCGATGGAGAATGTTTGCAGAATGGAGATACTTTAGGCCTCGAAGCAGCTGCAACAAACATTCTCTTTAGTACAAGTGATAAAAGATTAAAGCAAAGACAACAGTTATGTATCTTTTAGGGcttttaaaatcaaaacagTGGAGGACAATTTTAATTctatagaaggaaaaaaaattaataagagcaaacacaaaagaatctttcccgaaaaagaaaaaagaaggaaaggcaTAGGGTAGCACAGTAAATGCAGAGGCAGTGACGCAGGCCATCCATCCCACTCTGCTCTTAATAACCTTAGTCCAAACCAATCAAAAGTCGAAATTCATACGGATGAAAGAGCACACGTTTGTTCATTAGTATGGTTCAAGGATACTAGACGATTGCACCTATTTCACTACTGTAGTCTGGTTATGTTATTCTACAGCAGGACCATTATTTGAAACTTCCAAGGGGAAGGTCCACGCATTGGTCTGGTGTTCGCATATAAAAATGTTAGCACAGAGGTCTAGTCTCATAAAgttataaacaaaattatgcATTACCAGTTTTTATGAAACTTCATATGCCCCCACTCGCAAAGGTAATAAAATTTGTAAGTCATTCTAAAATTTATGATGTTTCATTTTCCAAGTAACGAAAAGTAGCCAAGAAAGTGAACTGAATCAACAATATAGTACAAAAGAGCATATGCTGGACTAAATTACCAGAATTGAATAGTTTCACTAGCAAAACGAAGTTAAAATAATCTGACAAGTATTTAATTTATGTCTACTCAGAAAATGCATTTTCCACAATTATAGAAACACAACAGGGCATGGTCATGATGAGTTGAGTACCTGGAAGAGGAAATACTGACAGTGATCGTTAGAAAGTGGTTGGGAGGACTTAATAATCTGGTGCAGATCCGTATCCATGAGCTCATACACCAAGTAGACATCCTTGAAGCTCTTCCTTTGAACTGGCACCATCACATCCTTCAAAGCAATCACATTTTCATGCCGAAGATGCTGCAGCAGCTTCAGTTCCCGCAGCGTCCTCAGCGCATCAATTCGGTTCTCAAACGCATTGTTGATCTTCTTAATCGCAACTTTCTCGTTCGTTTCCCGGTTCACGGAAGAGCAAACGATGCCGTACGCTCCTCGACCGATCGGTTTGATCGGGACGTATTTGGTATCGATCTCGAACAGGGTCTGCCACATGGAATAGTAATGCTTTCCTTGCGATCTAATCCCATTTGGAGGCTCAACTTGAGTCGCCATTTCCTTCACATTAAATTCtattcatatattttctttctctgcaaAATGTCATCAAAATCATCAAAGATTCAGAAAAGAAACACAACTATTACAGCAAAGTACCATGCTTTCAAATCACATAACCACAAAGCTTACCTCTTTAACTTCTGTGTTCGTCAAACCAATCCAAATTCTCATCTAATACACCGGAAAAATGCGAAAATTTTGCAATTCTCCATAAACAATGTTTCAGAACCTCCGAAGATCGTTCCTCGCCGAATTCACAGACTCAAGCCCTAGTTTCAACTCCAAACCATATATGGCCTCAATTTCGCGCCAGAATTTGCCGCGGTGCTAACGAATCAAGTCATGGAAGGCTCTGAAATTCGATTTCGAATTCCGATCTGTGTCGTAAAAAATAGGGTGTTTGACGAGCAGAGCAAGATTCGTTATCTCATCGCGATCAGACCAGAAGGCAGCTAGTGACAATTATGTGGAttcattattttatctttatttttcttgtttctgtcTAATGGAATGGATGATGGATCGCAGCATCTCCCACCGGGTTTCGCTCTTGTAACGCTAGCGAGCACCAACGGATATTTTTAATCAGAGGGACCCACCCATTTTGGACAGAGGGCAGGGCAGTCTTCAACGACTTTACTTACATCGTCGTTTAGTCAGATTACGAGATTTGCGACGACCCAAACGacataaacaataaaaagtcCATTCACGTGCTTGACTCGTGACTTTCAAAACGTGGCTCAAATTCGGTACCCGTACCGCCAAATGTTGGTTCCCGTTTTCCACGCGGAGATGGGGCCAGAGACAGACGCAAAGGGCACTGAAGGACTCTGAGAAGGAACAATCTGAAATCGTCTGATCGAAGCGATCAAAATTCACGAGTTGGAAAACAGGAAGAGGCTTTGAGCTGAGGAGCGATGATCTCTCAGTTCTTCATTCTATCGCAGAGAGGCGACAGCATCGTCTTCCGCGACTGTTAGTTTCTCTATGTCTCTTGCTCGGTCGCATTTCATCTGATTCCGAATTTGAAAATctgtgatttttttatatataggtTTTTAGGGttctaattttgaattttgcaaaTGGTTTCAGATCGCGGTGAAGTACCGAAGGGAAGCGCGGAGATTTTCTTCCGCAAAGTGAAATTTTGGAAGGACGATGGGGAAGGGGATGCGCCACCTGTCTTTGTAgggtattttctttctttatttgaaTAATGAGATTAACGCATTAATGGCATATTACTAATCAATTGGCATGGCTAATTGTCCTTAATTCGTTTTAGAATGCGGATGGTGTAAACTACTTTCACGTGAAGGATGCTGGGTTGCTATTTGTTGCGACAACAAGAGTGAATGTGTCACCCTCTCTTGTTTTGGAACTTCTGCGAAGGATTGCAAGAGTCGTTAAAGATTACCTTGGGGTTCTTAGTGAAGATGCATTGCGAAAAAACTTTGTGCTTGTGTATGAGTTGCTCGACCAAATTATTGTAAGTGTCCTAAAAATGTAGCAGCATTCTCAAGTATGAGACTTTTGTGTGTATCTAATCTCTGGCTAACCCGTTATCTATAAATTCCAGGACTTTGGTTATGTGCAGACAACTTCGACTGAGGTTTTGAAGTCATATGTGTTCAATGAGCCTGTTGTGGTTGATTCTTCACAGTTAGGCCCTGCTGGAATATTTATGGTATTCATTACATGATAGATTTGAGTTTAGTGGTAGTCTTTCGTTGTTCACGTTAACTTTGTGATTTGATTGACTTCTTAAACTTGCATGTCTACATCAGGCCAAAAGAATGCCAGTGACAACAATTACAAAATCTGTTGTAGCAAATGAGCGTGGGGgaaggaaaagagaggaaatTTTTGTTGACATAATCGAGAAAATGAGTGTTACATTCAGTTCCAGTGTAAGTACCACTTGTGTTTGGCTCAAcatgtttaatttctttttttcttcttgggtCACAGAGCTCTCAGATGGTAATCAGTTTTGAGCagttttgattattattgtGTTGTTTTTGCAGGGATATATACTTACTTCTGAGATTGATGGTACCATCCAATTGAAAAGTTATCTTACAGGCAACCCAGAAATTCGACTTGCTCTTAATGAGGAAGTGGGTATTGGAAGAGGTGGAGAATCAATTTATGGTAATCTTTACACCATAGAAAATGCTTTTCGGATGTCAGTAGTCTTCTTTAACTATCCTTCTTGTATAGTCTGCTGGTATTGTTGAGTGTGATCTGTGCCTTTGGTCCTGATCCTTAccttttgatttctttcttctttctttttacatAATGTACTTTTAGTAGCATTTTCCACTTAATCTGACTATGCTGCCTTTTCCAATAGATTATGGTAGTTCACTTGGATCAGGAGCTGTTATACTGGACGATTGTAATTTCCATGAATCTGTTCATCTTGATAGTTTCGATGTTGACAGAACACTGACATTGGTGAGTGTGGTTGAGACATTTTACTATATAATCAcatttagtactttcttaGAGTGGAAACACCATAACTATTTTTCTGTTAGTGTTGAAGTTAATAGATCACAGTACTGTTTAATAGGTACCAACAGATGGTGAATTTCCTGTCATGAATTACCGCATCACTCAGGAATTCAAGCCTCCCTTTTGTATTAATGCGCTAATTGAAGAAGCAGGACCATTTAAGGTgaataaaaagttaaaaatttcTTCCTATCTTAAGTATAGTAAAATCTGATTCCATCTAAAGAATGTTATGTTCTATTAGGCCGAAGTTACTATTAAAGTGCGTGCTGATTTCCCCTCGAGCATTATTGCAGATAAAATTCTTGTGCAGATTCCGCTGCCAACATATACAACTAGGTAATGTGTATTttgccttctcacttccttctGTTTGTGAATAAGCAAGATATGGTGCATTTGCAGATAAAATTCTAGATGGGCAGATCAATCATTTtcctcaatttttattttttctcctcccctcccccccccccccctcctcTTATTCATTGTATCATATATTACTCGCTATTTATTACGTTTCAATTTGTACTTGGTGAAAGCTTCGAAAAAATTTAGATGAACTTTTGATAAAGTAGCTAGGTTTTAGGTATTTGTTGTGTTATTTTACTCAGCAAGAATTCTTATTGTAAGCACATATGGgagggaaaggaaaaaataaactttcTTTTCATACTACGCATCCATATCTGCGTTACTGATTACCTTATTTGCTCTGGAATAATTTCagagttagttttgagttgGAACCTGGAGCAGTTGGAAACACAACTGATTTTACTGAAGCAAACAAGAGAATGGAGTGGGGTTTAAAGAAGGCAAGGATTTCTTCTCCTCCCTATAATATTCCTTCTCATTCTCTATTTCTACCTTGAAGATTTAGTATATTGATCTATCTAATTTGTAGCAAGCGTTCTCCCCTTGTTTGCATATTACTTTTAATATGAGTTTCTTCAATGTCCAAAATTAGTAACAGGTGCCTTACATTGTAGATTGTAGGTGGATCTGAACATACTTTACATGCAAAGCTGACATTTTCACAGGAATCACATGGTAATATTctgttctgtttttcttttttctttgtttataatGTCGTTTCCGTgtcagaagaaaaataaagaaaccgGTGTGTGAATGGTACTTTGTTATGCACTTGTATTAATGCAGGAAATATTACCAAGGAAGCTGGACCTGTGAGCATGACCTTCACAATACCCATGTTTAACGCTTCAAGACTTCAGGTAAAGATTTTATCTTTGACCTTCTAAGGACCTAAATTCAGCCAATTTCTGTGGACCTATGGTACAAGCTCAGGGCTCCAAGTTCTCTTCAATGCTATGAGATTGTGTAGGCCCCGAATTCCCTTGCCTTTAGATCCCATCAAATTGCTGCCACCTAATAAAAAGTAACTGGAGTCCTACTAGTGAATGTGCTGTGCAAATTCTGCCAAATTAGCTTCGTAGTTGAGTTAGTTAACCTTTGTATGAGAATCAAACTCACAATGCAGAACAAAGCTGTATAATAAACCACGAACttcacttcttctttttttctttttttcctgtttTACATTCATTTATAATCATGTTTTTTCAGTGATTTTAAATGCTTTTTTCTCCATTTGTTTTGATGCAGGTGAAATACTTGCATATAACAAAGAAGTCGAAGAGCTACAATCCATATCGATGGGTGAGATATGTCACACACTCAAATTCCTATGTTGCCCGGTTGTAATATCTCATCaccctattttgtttttccgtttttccttctctctctctctctctctctccccctctacGTGTGTTTCTTGCTTCTTTTTTACCTTTACCCACCCAGAATGAATGCAGTTAAACAAAAATGGAGTTAGTTTCTTATTACCAAATCAGATTTTATCTTTGTCCTGTGTACCATCATGATGACCCACTAAAGGGGAACACATAGACTTGCCCATGATGCTTGAGAGAATACCAGACTAGTAAAACTGACTGGAGTTCTTTGTGTTTGACAGCTGGTTATTGTTACCTGTTCTTTTAGGGAAAGTTCGGATTGACGATATAACTCGGagttaaattctttttatagTTTGTCTGCTGGAGATtagggtatatattatatagtgcCAATTGATGGCTTTCAGGGGAACTTGATTCCATTTCATCATCTCTAAAATTCTGAATAGAAGTGGTGACAAGAACTGGATGGTCTTATCTTTAGATTATCCTTGGAATAGCCGATATCCAAATGCCCTTAAGATCAAGTGCTAATTCCAAATGGCCAATCTTAAAGAAAGTCACCAGATGCCATACATAGATTCAACCAATCTAGACCTAAAGacacccaaaagaaaagtttttGGCTCCcttgattttcaaattgttgATTATCTTTGGCATGGGCAATTTTCTACTAATATTGCTTTAGGAATTCGATGCCATTTCCATTACTTTCGTTGTCCAAACTCGCCTCTTTTCCCTTTCCCTAGTGATTGACTAATTGTTATCAACGACAGGAATCATGTCTAATCATTTCCATCACGGAAGGTTAGTGAAGGAACTGGAAAAATCAAACTCATCTTTAGCATAAAATATGAAGCCTTTCCTTTAGTTGGTAGCATAAAAAGCTGGTTAATACTTTAGTTGGTTCAACGCACCAAGCAGAcgtaattttattaaaaccatgcCGACAATATTTTTGAGCATACAGGTGGTCTagcttaaaattttattttctattattaTGAGTGTGATTATATATGATTATGACTGTAAAATCAGATAAAGCTTTGGCCGAAAGCCAAAAGACAAACCATATAAGTTCGTAAAATGGGAAGTGGAGAAAGAGATACTTATGATTTTTGAATattgattgatgaaaagattaagaatAATTCCCATCCAAATGAGTCTTACTTTAGAGAATCGTGTgcaatgtatttatttattataaaaaagaatatttggGGCAATCATCTTCGCTGGGATTCTGTCATATATGCAGAATTCCCTGCCAGCCCAGCCAGGTATAGGGACTGCTCATGCCGGTGGACCTTTGCATTATATCTTGTTGTGGAATAAATAGCAAATGAAATTTGTGAAATTCTAATCTCCTCCTGCCTGCCTGCCCATCATCAACATTTTCCAAGTCATCTTCAATGAGAATAGCTTGAAATAAATTAACCCCGTGAATTTGTATTCTAACCAGTGCCTGCTGCCGGTTGTAGGCAGTGGCAAATCTTATCCCATTGATCCTTCGTTAAATTGGTGATGATTTTGAAGAAAGCACATCCGAATGGCCTAGCTTTGATAGCCTCACGTTACTCGAATGGATCCAGATCCTCTACTTGAATTTTCACTGTGATTATCTGCTTGACttattctttctctttcagtcacatcatttaaattttattccgGGACTTTCAGAGCCAACACATCACgcttaaaaaaacagaaatattTACCATTCATGAACAGTCACAACCCATCACACACCATTTCCGttcaaatatgaattaaattttctttttctttgtttttgtgtgaagGACTTACTTCATGTTACTGGAATGTACTTGCAGCTCGTACTCGGCAGACTTATATAGGTGTTCGGTTCTTTAATTCACTGAATGAACTCAAACtcgttgtatattttatttttcgtaattttataaatttttagaaGGGCAATTTCGCCACCATTATTTCCATAATCaataaatattacaattttaaaatataacgTAAATGAAAAggagttcaaattttgattcatgaaaaaaataagataattcAATGTAGGGATGATAATTTTTCCCGCAAATTAGGAATTAATGGGTTGGATATCAAGGACAAAAATAGGGTCTATGAGAACGGATTTGgaaaattttacaaaataGTTTAGACATGATTCCTGTTGGGATTCTGTCATATGCAGAATTCTCTGCCAGCGGCCAGCCAGGTATAAGAGGACTGCTCATGCCCGTAGACCTTTGCATTTCATCTTCTTGTGGATTTGACCTCATCTGCAACTGCCAACTGCCAACTGCAACCATTGGCGGCAAAATGAGCTCCAGTTTTTACCTACCTCTTTTACACGTAGGTTTTCCCTCTTCTTACGAAAATAGAAATTTCTGTCTCTCAGTCCCACTCTCAAtcgaaatttcttttttcagtgTGGAATTGGAGCAAAAATTGTTTATCGTCAAATTAAAAGAGATCCGTACTCAAGGTACAAGTAATACAAGTAAAAAttaagatttatttatttatttatacaagaagaagaagaagaagaaaagtgaaGGTGATGGGAATCTTTTGATTCTCTGAAACACGTGGGGTATGCAATGCAAGTGATTGACATGTGACCACCCGGTAACTGTAAGTGATGATGATTATAGCTCCCCAACCTCCAAACAGGAAGCACAATGTGCAGCTTGTCTATTTCCCAAACCCAATTAATACTAAAGATTTATTTAATCTCTTCACATACAAATTCATTCGCGTATTGTGTGTATATGCTTTCTTTCTGGTCAGTTCACTGAACTCGAAAATGTCGTTttacctcatcatcatcatgcatGCATTAGGTAATAGCCTAATAATAGCCAGACATTTAAATAGCggcttctcttcttccttggGTTGAGAGAGTCTTGGCTTTGGGACAAATGGAATAGATGTgtcatctctcttttcctcccttttcctttttctcactGCCATCAATCCAACGCTAAACATCAAATATTCTAAGCTTTGGCTTACAATAAatggtaaataaaataaaaaggcaaAGTGTTTGTAGCTTAAGCGGTTGTAAGTAGTTATCT
This window encodes:
- the LOC18790031 gene encoding mitogen-activated protein kinase homolog NTF3, coding for MATQVEPPNGIRSQGKHYYSMWQTLFEIDTKYVPIKPIGRGAYGIVCSSVNRETNEKVAIKKINNAFENRIDALRTLRELKLLQHLRHENVIALKDVMVPVQRKSFKDVYLVYELMDTDLHQIIKSSQPLSNDHCQYFLFQLLRGLKYLHSANILHRDLKPGNLLINANCDLKICDFGLARTSTGKGQFMTEYVVTRWYRAPELLLCCDNYGTSIDVWSVGCIFAELLGRKPIFPGTECLNQLKLIINILGSQREEDLQFIDNHKAKKYIRSLPYSLGTPFSHLYPDAHPLAIDLLQKMLVFDPSKRISVLEALQHPYMSALYDPNNNPPAEVPIDLDIDEDLGEETIREMMWKEMLHYHPEAAAGNAELFS
- the LOC18792143 gene encoding AP-4 complex subunit mu, which produces MISQFFILSQRGDSIVFRDYRGEVPKGSAEIFFRKVKFWKDDGEGDAPPVFNADGVNYFHVKDAGLLFVATTRVNVSPSLVLELLRRIARVVKDYLGVLSEDALRKNFVLVYELLDQIIDFGYVQTTSTEVLKSYVFNEPVVVDSSQLGPAGIFMAKRMPVTTITKSVVANERGGRKREEIFVDIIEKMSVTFSSSGYILTSEIDGTIQLKSYLTGNPEIRLALNEEVGIGRGGESIYDYGSSLGSGAVILDDCNFHESVHLDSFDVDRTLTLVPTDGEFPVMNYRITQEFKPPFCINALIEEAGPFKAEVTIKVRADFPSSIIADKILVQIPLPTYTTRVSFELEPGAVGNTTDFTEANKRMEWGLKKIVGGSEHTLHAKLTFSQESHGNITKEAGPVSMTFTIPMFNASRLQVKYLHITKKSKSYNPYRWVRYVTHSNSYVARL